Proteins encoded within one genomic window of Ranitomeya variabilis isolate aRanVar5 chromosome 4, aRanVar5.hap1, whole genome shotgun sequence:
- the LOC143766016 gene encoding uncharacterized protein LOC143766016, with the protein MRSAPLQSKKKKKKSLLTGSWPIKRGKLQTHRRCNMSSPGKTVDPAGEPASRRSSDASHRSETKDSRSRKSQPPISAKKRQKSKHKQCALCDEPLPDSHPKKLCNQCMAETMQSPSMSVTDIRAIIREELQAISQASTPPKKSGKEKAISSSESEEEGVIHSDSSQASSSSSTHSDIEGRACFPLDGVDNLVKSIRNTIGCEDTKDDQTAQDIMFAGLAERKRRAFPVIPAVKALIKREWEKQDQRGFLPSASKRKYPFNDEELISWTKIPKVDAAVASTSKQSALPVEDAGLLSDPLDQKAESSLKRSWEASTGIFKPSIASTCTARSMLVWIDQLDQQIEQGVSRQKLRDAIPLIRGAAAFMADASADSLRLAARSAGLINNARRALWMKSWKGDTQSKAKICAIPCEGEFLFGKALDEILKKAKERKKAFPDPSIPFYRKTFRKRPFGKRTQNERSSRWATREGKQGGTMFKGPPFRRDNKF; encoded by the exons atgcgcagtgcaccgctgcagagtaaaaaaaaaaaaaaaaaaagtttactgaccggatcctggcctataaaaagggggaagttgcaaacgcacaggcgatgcaacatgtcgtccccaggcaagactgtggacccagcaggtgagccagccagcagaaggtcctcagatgccagccacaggagtgagaccaaggattcaagatccagaaagtcgcagcctcctatttcg gccaaaaagagacagaaatctaagcacaagcaatgtgcgttatgtgacgagcctctcccagattcccaccccaaaaaactctgcaatcagtgtatggcggaaacaatgcagagtccatctatgtcggtcacagatatacgggccataattagagaggaattacaggccatctcacaagccagtaccccccctaaaaaatccgggaaagaaaaggctatatccagctctgagtccgaggaggaaggcgttatccactcagactcctcgcaggcgtcatcctcttcctcaacacattccgacattgagggtcgagcttgttttcctcttgatggggtggacaacctagtaaagtccatcaggaatactataggttgtgaggatacaaaagacgaccaaactgcacaagacatcatgtttgcagggttggcggagaggaagagaagagcattcccagtaattcctgcggttaaggctctgataaagagggagtgggagaaacaggaccagagaggttttctcccgtcagcctccaaaaggaagtacccctttaatgatgaggagttaatttcatggactaaaatccctaaggtggacgctgcagtcgcctccacctcaaaacagtcagccctaccagtcgaggatgcgggcctactttctgatcctttaGATcagaaggcagaatcgtcactgaaacgatcatgggaggcttccacgggcatatttaagccatcaattgccagcacgtgcacagctagatccatgcttgtgtggattgatcagctggatcaacaaatcgaacagggggtctccagacaaaaattgcgggatgcgataccactaattagaggtgcagcagcattcatggccgatgcttcagctgactctcttcgccttgcagcaaggtcagccggtctgattaataatgccagacgtgcgttatggatgaagagctggaagggggatacgcagtcaaaggctaagatctgcgctattccgtgtgagggtgagtttttgtttgggaaagcattagacgagatcctcaaaaaagcaaaagagaggaaaaaagccttccctgacccctcaattcctttctataggaagacctttaggaagaggccgttcgggaaaagaacacaaaatgaaagatcgtcacgatgggccacaagagagggaaaacagggtggcactatgttcaaaggcccccccttccgtagagacaacaaattctga